The Populus nigra chromosome 4, ddPopNigr1.1, whole genome shotgun sequence genome contains the following window.
gttaaaataggttaaaaaatatcaaaatatttatattttttatgtgattgaaagctaaaactcttataaatgtgataatattatttccaaaaaaacatttaaaaatttgaacaaaaaaaatccaatcaaattTTCACGAGAAATTCATTGCCATCAtcatattaattgaaaaaaatattaaacttcaaataaaaacttgtaaTGTTATTTAAGAACCATGTCAAATTTCAAGAATAAGTGAATTAACACACCGAGGGTCTTGCCCTGGTGGTAGGAGGGGCTTGTCTCCTCCTGCTGCTCCTGGGTTCGAGTCCTCATGTGTACGCCTGTCATCTCCGCGGTGTCTTACATGCCCACTGggtttgcagggtgttcagtgggccGTGGGATTAATCGTggtgcacgcaagctggcccggacacccatgtaaataaataaataaaaagaataagtgaattaacatgttaattttttttgagagcaaaaaaaaaaagaaaacgaaaagagCCAGGTGTCTGAGGGCTTGGAAGCCAAGCGACGCATCTTGTGTTTATCCAATTCCCTGCAATCAAAGTAACCTGAAATTGGGTAGAAAATTCAATTGCATATTTTGGACCAAACATCCTATTTCAACTAATTTTTCACATGAAAATACTTGGAAAATATTCTACAAACCTTAATAAATCCACCTGTGCCTTTAAAGTagcaaaaaatcaattaaaaaataaaaaataaatttgaaatcataaaTCTTTTTAGACCCCAATCTATTTTTTCCAgcaaaataaatgtaaaaaaccACCACCTTCAAACTTCTCTCACTGTAtagaatattttgatataaaatttgatcattttgattgttaaaatcaagacaaccaattatttttttttattgctattcaagaaatgaaaaataaataaaataaaattctgaacTAAAATCACAAAGAATTTAGGATAggactagattttttttttgggtattgtTTGATCACATTTCATCCTTTTGCCttttaatttgagaattttattataatttcaaaactaaattaaGCTAATTAGGTTATTAAagaacctaatttttttaaaaatcaaaaaagaaaaaataaaatggagtcACCTGATTCACTGTTCTCATATACAGCATCAAACAATACgaagctttttttattgaaatttgttACAGATACTGAAAGCATGTTCAGCTAGAGGCATATATATTTCCTGTTAGATGATATATCGTGTAGATATAAAAAGTAAGGAAATACCACTATAATTCAAGAATGAAGaattttgaaaacttttatttaattttttggacGATTGAGATCCACGGGTTCATCGAATTATGATAGGCAACCATTGATCAAGTCCTGCCCCACTAAAATCATCTAAATAACATGTTTGTTtcagattttttcttcttctaattgcaGGTTTTTCTTGGGTTGGCGCCATTGAAAggaggaaaggaaaaagaagaagcaaaaacgCCATCTTTTAGGTTGGCGCCAAAACAAGGAGATTGCTATAACGATATTACCTACCCATGGGGATTCCAAAACACCATCTCAGGGTCTCACTCGCTTAGAACAAACGGACAGCTTCCATTTTCACCAAAACCACTGTTTCTTCCACGAAAATCTCCCCGTTCCCTCTTAAAACTTGAAACCCACTTCCCTCTTTTAATCCTCCACTCTTGTTCTTCTGTCATCATCATAAACGCCCATCTCACTCTATCACTCGCCACAACCGAGTCAACTATCTCCCCTCTCAAATCCAAAACATCATCACTGCCCACATTAACCACACACTTGTTCTCTTCGATTTCTCTTTTACGCTTTTTGTCTGCTTCCGTCTCTCCTTTAATCCTTTTTTACTCAATTCCCTACCAGCTGCGTCAATCTCATAACTTCCTCTGTAGAATCTGAAGCCAAAACCAACCATTTATTGCGAGCAATTGTCGCATATGAGCATTAGAGATCCTTTTCGCATCGTGGGATGGATCCATTCGGGATTTTTCGTGCAGTGCTGTCTCTCTCGGCTCTTGGAGGCTCCATTGCGCaacaggttaaaaaaaataaggtattttttttgtttgctttccaTTACACGCCATgtgtttgatgttttgtttatttttttttattgtcttaggGCAATTTGGAATTTCTATAATTgtctattaatttatttacaaaggGAAATAAGAAATATTGTCGACAATATAACTATGTCAAGCCATCAATGAATGACGGCCTTTACTTATTAATTTTCATGTTCTTGATAATGGCTTGGCTTGTGCTTGTTCATACTTGAACGTCAATAATGCTATatactatttaattttaaatgaagaCATGCTTCTTTCATGGTGTGCATGAaatgtttatataattatagagGGGTGGACTGTGGCtattctttttaaatgaaaggTTGGCGTGGAATAAAAGAGGCGGGATGATGGTTGTCAGCATGTTGTTTGAGAAAACAAGATTGTTTAAACAAATGGTTCTTAAATTCATGAATCACCAATTGTATAATAAAAGCCCCTCAGGTTTGACCagaatgaaaatttttaaatctgAACATCTCAGCTGATGCTATCACCAAGTAAACGCATACCCTCTCCACCTTCGTCACAAATCAGGCAGCATTTAGTTGGTGTTGTGAGAGAGAGAAGTCAACGGAGAACCAAGAAGCTGGataggaaaaaagaaatggagaaatTCTGGCAGACCAATTCCAAATCCACCAAAACCTCTGTCATCAAACGGCTTACTTTTCTCTTGTCTGTTCATCATTCAACCAATCCACCATATGGGAACCTTATTGTTATTCTTGTCCACCAGTTTTTTGTTCCATGTTCTTGTATCTGGTGTTACTTACACTGAATTAATCTTTCCGAATTTCACTGCTTCAAGCTTTAAATTTGTTGACAACGCAGGGGCTTTCCTGTTCTCACGTAATGGAACATTCAAAGTTGCTATCTTCAACCCTGGAGTACAAAAGGCCCACTATTACTTGTGTGTTATGCATGCAGTGTCTGGCACCGTCATCTGGTCTGCTAATCGTGATGGTCCTATCTCAAGTTCTGGTAAAATGACTCTCACAGCGATTGGAATTACCATTGCCGAGCAAGACGGTAATGACAAATGGTCAACTCCACCACTAAGATCATCAGTAAATGCACTGCAGCTAACTGAGATGGGCAATCTTGTTTTACTTGACCAGTTTAATCATTCTCTTTGGGAGAGCTTCCACTATCCGACAGACACGATTGTCATGGGACAGCACTTACTTGAGGACACAATTCTATCCAGTGCTGTATCAGATGATGACTTGTCAACCGGTGATTACAAGCTGACTGTCAGTGGTTCAGATGTCTTGCTGCAATGGTATGGGCAGACATACTGGAAATTATCTATGGATGCCCGAGCTTACAGGAACTCTAATTATATAAATGAATATATGGAAATTAATGGAACAGGTCTCTTTCTCTTTGGTCGTAATGGATCAGCAGTTGTGACACAGGTGACCTTGCCTCCATCCAAGTTCCGAATTGCTCAGTTGGATGCTTCTGGCCAGTTCATGATCAGTAGTTTTCTGGGTACTGACAGGAAACAGGAATTTGTAGGGCCAATTGATGGTTGTCGAATTCCATTTGTTTGTGGCAGAATTGGACTGTGTACTGGCACTTCATCCAATGGCCCAATTTGTTCATGCCCCCAAGGTTTCCTAAGAGGCTCACAAAATTCGAGCGGCTGCGCGCCAAGTGATGGTTATTCTTTGCCATTGGCTTGCAATTCAGCCAAGAATGTTACTCAGTTGAATTCATCTGATGTTTCTTATCTGAGGCTTGGCTATGGTATGAGTTACTTCTCTATTGATTTCTCTGAGCCTATAGAATATGGTGTGAATTTGTCAGTCTGTCAAGATGTCTGCACTGCTGACTGTTCTTGTTTGGGAATTTATTATCAAAATTCTTCTGGATCTTGCtatgcatttgaaaatgaatTAGGTTCCATTATAGCAAGTACTACAGATGATGATGATCATTTGGGCTACATTAAGACTTTAGGTGGAAATGATTCACCTTCCAACAATGGGTCTACTAATCAAAGACAAGACTTCCCTTTATTTGCTCTGGTGCTGTTAACTTTTACTGGGTTCTTCATCATAGTTGTTTTCAGTTTCCTCTGGTGGAGAAAACGGAGTTTTTTGAAGATTAAAGAGACAAAACTAGGCCATGCAAACTCGATTTCTTCAGGAGATCTGGACGCCTTCTACATCCCAGGCTTACCACAACGGTTTGACTATGAAGAGCTCGAGGTAGCTACTGATAATTTTAAGACCAAGATAGGGTCTGGTGGGTTCGGTGTTGTATACAAGGGTACACTGCCTGATAAATCAGCTGTAGCAGTAAAGAAGATAACCAATTTAGGAGTCCAAGGGAAAAAAGATTTTTGCACTGAAATTGCAGTAATCGGAAATATACACCACGTCAACCTGGTGAAACTGAGAGGATTTTGTGCCCAAGGGAGACAGCGCCTTTTAGTTTATGAGTATATGAATCGTGGCTCACTAGACAGGACCCTCTTTGGCAGTGGGCCTGTCTTGGAATGGCAAGAGAGGTTTGAGATAGCGCTCGGAACTGCACGTGGGCTTGCATACTTGCATTCTGGGTGTGAACAAAAAATCATTCATTGTGATGTCAAGCCAGAGAATATTCTTTTGCATGACTGTTTTCAGGCTAAGATATCTGATTTTGGCCTCTCAAAGCTTCTAGGCCCTGAACAATCTAGTTTATTTACAACAATGAGGGGTACCCGTGGCTATCTTGCACCTGAATGGTTAACTAATTCTGCAATCTCAGAAAAAACTGATGTTTACAGTTTTGGAATGGTACTGCTTGAACTTGTAAGTGGAAGAAAAAATTGCAGCATGGATGCCAGTAACAGTGGTTGTGGCCAATCGATTTCATCATCTGGATCTGGATTTGTTTATTTCCCACTATTTGCATTGGAGATGCATGAGCAAGGGAATTACTTGGAGCTTGCTGACCCAAGGCTAGAGGGACGGGTAACAAGTGAAGAAATGGAGAGATTAGTACGTGTTGCTCTATGTTGTGTTCAAGAGGAGCCATTATTGAGGCCTACAATGGTTAGTGTTGTTGGAATGCTGGAAAGCAGCACTCCTTTAGGTCAGCCAAGAATAGAATCTCTGAATTTCTTGCGCTTTTATGGACGTAGATTCACTGAGGCTTCCATGATTGGGGAGGAAAATGAACAGAGTGACATCATCTTGTATCCAGAAGCAAATACAAGTGCTACAAGCACAACAAATGGCTCACATGCTTGTTTCTCCTATATCTCTTCACAGCAGATCTCAGGCCCAAGATAGTGTAAATGGATGAGATACGTGTTGCTCATGTATAGATATTTTGAATGAATGGAAATCACGTAATGTATTTGGTTTAGAGTTACAGTTGTTCATAGCATTCCCTCTAGATTGAAGCTGTGTCTTCGTACTTGTTACTAAGCTCAAAATGAGCTGAACGAGTGGGTAGTCTGTCTTTGTATTATGTTCGTcaactttaatttattatttttctgccACACATTTTCTGATGAAGGGTTGAGTTATGAATCTACCAGTTCCCTCTCTCTATACATTCTCTGCTGCTTCATGTCTTGCAGCATGTTCCTGTCCTGGGGATCTTTGCAGTGACTTATTTTGGGCAGTTCTCATTTTGTTCTGTTGCTTGCACGAAGTTCACAAGGTACagttatgatttatttttatgtggtCATGgattttctgatattttttttgctgcTTATCTTGTGGTTTGAAGATGTTTCAGAATTAACTAGGTGATCTTATAGGAGTTCAATGTTTGGAATGGCAAATCTAGAGTTACATTGGTGCCACGAAGATTAACGCTGATATATGTAACCGTTTGTGTTCAATATCTACTGAGATTGTAATGTTGTGCTCACATAAATGAACTTCATTTATTTAGAGTTTTGAGTAGAGAAAGTATGAAGAAACTGCTGCTACTCTCCCTTactctgaaataaaaaatctggaTTTTTCTTCTGTAAGAGTAAGAGATAATGTTGTTCTTAGTAATGCACAGTGTTGATTGTAACATTGAGAGGTGCCCATGAATCAGCTCTGAAATATTGATATGGATCTTCTTGGTTTTTTAGTTCACAAGTTGATCTTTATGATGACAACTAACAGTAGAAACTTTTTGATCTACCACCAGTTTGTTTGTTGGTTCCAGATATGCATTTTGCCAAATGCCAACGTTGATTGTGTCAATGACAGCTTGTAAAGAACAGTttcctgaaaaaacaaaagtgctTTCCCTAGAAAATTTATTGAGATGGTTTTGGCTCTAGCCTTGGAGAGGAGAACGTCAAACAGAGAATATTAAGCTCCCATTTGAGTAAGTTCGAGTTTATGTCTCATTTTGTGTAGGTGTTTTACAGTTTTCCTTTCAGTTCTAGTGCACTTCTTATCTTGTGTGCGAGAATGTCAAACACTTTATACTATTATATTAAGCTCCCATTTGAGTAAGTTCGAGTTTACGTCTCATTTTGTGCAGGTGTTTTACAGTTTTCCTTTCAGTTCTAGTGCACTTCTTATCTTGTGTGCGAGAATGTCAAACACTTTATAGTATTATAACCCTCTATATGCGTATGATTCTGGTTCttccttcattttttctctgtttaattgaatgtttttgCTGTCAAACTAGCATCTCACAGTTAAAGAAGGTCTCAATTTGAGGTGTGAAAGAATGGAATTCCTTCGAAGTATTTAAGTCGCAGCATGACAGTTTAGTCTTCAGGGATCCTTATTAGGGAACgcctacaattttttttgtatggatATTTACTCCTATCCTGACAACGTGTGAAAGTGTAACAGAAGGTGTGGTATATTACAGAATCAGTTTTGGGGAAAATTCGCCTCTTTCGAGCTTGGTAGAGTCTGCTATGCCTTCTGGGGCTACACCTGTCCCATAAGTTTGATCACCACTTAGGGATCACAGCAGGTTTTTTGGCGCTGGAAATGTTTGAACAGATCTTATCTCTGGTATTCATGTCCATTTGGAATCTTTTGTAGCTGACTCAATAACCTGATATACAATTTCTTCTTGTACCTGGCACTCTATCTACTTCTCATTTTGTAAAACAAAATGCATTCTCACCATGTCTGAGAGGGAGGAGGGCCTTCCAAACTAGTGCTTGAAGAGGATGGTGAAAGTTGGCCATCTTGATATTTAAGCACTTCGAACTGCAGAACAATATATTCATGTAATGCTTGACAGACCAGAAGTGTCAGATGGGTTCTTACGCCTATTCTTATTCATGTGTGCTCATCCTTTATTGACTATCCTATTATTTAGAGTTATGGTTATCCCGTTACTTGGTAGATATGTATTGCGATCCTTTTTAGAGATCGAACTGGATTAGACCTTATACAACGTTAGCTAGCCATTTTAGAAAGAAATCCTCCTCTATCTTTTCTGAGTCATCACATCTTTTGACATCTAATTCATTTTAGATTATGCCAGGAACTGCAAAGGGAATGGGTGCTTGTAgatgaagagaaggaaaaaggtGCAGAGAAGCATAGAAATCTCCTCTCCTGTTCATCTCTGTAAGGTCTGTTACGTGCAACAACTATACTTCGTTAATTAAAAATGGTCAATATGTCTTACTTCAccttattgttattttatgaaTCACTTATGCACAGACACACTGTAATCTGTAGATTGATCCGATCATCCTTTTTCTATGCCAACAACCAGGTTTACTCATTTTTTACTGCTGCTGGGATTTTCAAGGAGTTCTAAAGTGTTCATTTTCATCCGAGCACTATATCAATTGTTACTTCAATGTTGAACAGAAacatagtaattgttttttagcgTTGGCTTGTGTTCTACCCGCGAACATGGAAGGATTGCCTGTGTGATTTTAGAAATATACCCTGAAaccattttcatctttttagtAATGCAGGGACGATTGCTATATGATAGTTGACTCTGCTCGCACCTCTTCTCCTTGTGTTAGAAAATCGCTCACTCTGCAATAACACTGAAAGCACACACTGTAATTGGTGAGGCAAAAAGCAGGTTGAGGGGATGAGGAATCATGATGAGCTCcatatttttgcttaaaaaagaAGATCTAAAGCTCCATCCATTCGGCATCTAAACGTTCACCACAACTGGCAGTGGTGACAGTCTTGGACCCTCTTTTCCCTCTTTTAATTAGTTGCTTGGAAGTCTACAGAACAATCAGGAAACCACTGGTTGAACAGGAACAGCCAACACCAGATTGTAAAGAAACTCGGCGTAGAGAGCAGAGCCTACATGACGGGGGATATTAATCGATACATCACGCCTAAAGAGGATGCCCCGATGCCTTGCTGAGGAGACAAATAgattagataataataataatgttgacTACGAAGAAAAATGAACTTATACATGGAAGAGAAACATTAGCTGATTGCTCTGTCTATTAAATGGGGTGATGCTATTTCCGCTTCAGCAATTTCAAATCCTACTCTATACTTAActtttttcatcttatgttttaaTGGGTTCTGTAAGATGTTGAAAGTCATAAATGAGTCCATTCAccaaagttgaatttttttttatgagaaagatTGTTAAATATTCTACAAGATGACACAGAGTAAACCATTGATTTACATTAAAAGATGTGAATGATCTGTTTCTCCAGCGTAAGTTGTGGATCTAGATAGCCATCGAGGGTTCATTACCTCGTTTGGAATCGACAAGGAGTGCATCGGCAGGTATTTGACAGCGATCCAATTGCCATCTTTCCATCCATGCCTGAAGGCCTGGAGCTTCATTTGGGACAGTATGGCGAGGGAAGACATGCCAATATGAGGTTCAACTTCCAGGGCTAGTTCA
Protein-coding sequences here:
- the LOC133691049 gene encoding G-type lectin S-receptor-like serine/threonine-protein kinase At5g35370 isoform X1; protein product: MGTLLLFLSTSFLFHVLVSGVTYTELIFPNFTASSFKFVDNAGAFLFSRNGTFKVAIFNPGVQKAHYYLCVMHAVSGTVIWSANRDGPISSSGKMTLTAIGITIAEQDGNDKWSTPPLRSSVNALQLTEMGNLVLLDQFNHSLWESFHYPTDTIVMGQHLLEDTILSSAVSDDDLSTGDYKLTVSGSDVLLQWYGQTYWKLSMDARAYRNSNYINEYMEINGTGLFLFGRNGSAVVTQVTLPPSKFRIAQLDASGQFMISSFLGTDRKQEFVGPIDGCRIPFVCGRIGLCTGTSSNGPICSCPQGFLRGSQNSSGCAPSDGYSLPLACNSAKNVTQLNSSDVSYLRLGYGMSYFSIDFSEPIEYGVNLSVCQDVCTADCSCLGIYYQNSSGSCYAFENELGSIIASTTDDDDHLGYIKTLGGNDSPSNNGSTNQRQDFPLFALVLLTFTGFFIIVVFSFLWWRKRSFLKIKETKLGHANSISSGDLDAFYIPGLPQRFDYEELEVATDNFKTKIGSGGFGVVYKGTLPDKSAVAVKKITNLGVQGKKDFCTEIAVIGNIHHVNLVKLRGFCAQGRQRLLVYEYMNRGSLDRTLFGSGPVLEWQERFEIALGTARGLAYLHSGCEQKIIHCDVKPENILLHDCFQAKISDFGLSKLLGPEQSSLFTTMRGTRGYLAPEWLTNSAISEKTDVYSFGMVLLELVSGRKNCSMDASNSGCGQSISSSGSGFVYFPLFALEMHEQGNYLELADPRLEGRVTSEEMERLVRVALCCVQEEPLLRPTMVSVVGMLESSTPLGQPRIESLNFLRFYGRRFTEASMIGEENEQSDIILYPEANTSATSTTNGSHACFSYISSQQISGPR
- the LOC133691049 gene encoding G-type lectin S-receptor-like serine/threonine-protein kinase At5g35370 isoform X2; the protein is MHAVSGTVIWSANRDGPISSSGKMTLTAIGITIAEQDGNDKWSTPPLRSSVNALQLTEMGNLVLLDQFNHSLWESFHYPTDTIVMGQHLLEDTILSSAVSDDDLSTGDYKLTVSGSDVLLQWYGQTYWKLSMDARAYRNSNYINEYMEINGTGLFLFGRNGSAVVTQVTLPPSKFRIAQLDASGQFMISSFLGTDRKQEFVGPIDGCRIPFVCGRIGLCTGTSSNGPICSCPQGFLRGSQNSSGCAPSDGYSLPLACNSAKNVTQLNSSDVSYLRLGYGMSYFSIDFSEPIEYGVNLSVCQDVCTADCSCLGIYYQNSSGSCYAFENELGSIIASTTDDDDHLGYIKTLGGNDSPSNNGSTNQRQDFPLFALVLLTFTGFFIIVVFSFLWWRKRSFLKIKETKLGHANSISSGDLDAFYIPGLPQRFDYEELEVATDNFKTKIGSGGFGVVYKGTLPDKSAVAVKKITNLGVQGKKDFCTEIAVIGNIHHVNLVKLRGFCAQGRQRLLVYEYMNRGSLDRTLFGSGPVLEWQERFEIALGTARGLAYLHSGCEQKIIHCDVKPENILLHDCFQAKISDFGLSKLLGPEQSSLFTTMRGTRGYLAPEWLTNSAISEKTDVYSFGMVLLELVSGRKNCSMDASNSGCGQSISSSGSGFVYFPLFALEMHEQGNYLELADPRLEGRVTSEEMERLVRVALCCVQEEPLLRPTMVSVVGMLESSTPLGQPRIESLNFLRFYGRRFTEASMIGEENEQSDIILYPEANTSATSTTNGSHACFSYISSQQISGPR